Proteins encoded together in one Lachnospiraceae bacterium JLR.KK008 window:
- a CDS encoding DNA polymerase III subunit alpha, with the protein MAFAHLHVHTEYSLLDGSNKIKEYVKRVKELGMDSAAITDHGVMYGVVDFYRAAKEAGIRPILGCEVYVAPNSRFDKELTGGEDRYYHLVLLAENQTGYANLVKLVSRGFTEGYYYRPRVDMEVLQEFHEGIIALSACLAGEVQRYISKGLIGEAKKAARKYEDCFGKGNYFLELQDHGIPEQRTVNTALMQISKELEIPLVVTNDVHYTYAEDEKPHDILLCIQTGKKLADEDRMRYEGGQYYVKSEEEMKSLFPYAWEAVENTQRIADRCHVEIEFGVTKLPKFEVPEGFTSWTYLNDLCYRGLEARYGGQDEEEIKAKTGMTLKERLDYELGVIKNMGYVDYFLIVWDFINYAKSNSIAVGPGRGSAAGSIVSYCLRITDIDPIRYNLLFERFLNPERVSMPDIDIDFCYERRQEVIDYVGEKYGKDKVVQIVTFGTLAAKGVIRDVGRVMDLPYSYVDTIARMVPNELNITIDRALEINPEFRSLLESDAQVSELIAMCKRLEGLPRHTSMHAAGVVICPESADEFVPLSRGSDGSVTTQFTMTTLEELGLLKMDFLGLRTLTVIQNTIDNIRNNKGITIDAGGIDFNDKAVLDALGTGRNEGVFQLESGGMKSFMKELKPQNLEDIIAGISLYRPGPMDFIPKYIKGKNNKDDIAYSCPQLEPILQPTYGCIVYQEQVMQIVRDLGGYTLGRSDLVRRAMSKKKQAVMEKERANFIYGNPQEGVPGCIANGIPEQIASRIYDDMMDFAKYAFNKSHAACYAVVSYQTAWLKHYYPLEFMAALLTSVIDNPRKVSEYIMTCRSMGISILPPDINAGEAAFSVSGNAIRYALTAIKSIGKGVISVIVDERKERGPYKNLKDFITRVTGTDLNKRGIENLIKAGAFDSLDGTRKQLMSIYIRVLENIQHDRKNNMAGQLTLFDLAEEEEKESYDIQLPDVGEYSKEMMLAFEKEVLGIYISGHPLEEYEAIWKKHITAMTSSFQLDEESGAVPLQDGSSATIGGIITEKKIKYTKNDKVMAFLQVEDLAGSVEVIVFPRDYEKNSAALVVDNKVFIKGRVSVDDERDGKLICEQITTFDEVPKTLWVKFASMEDYTEGEKRLLSMLQESDGKDRVTIYIENPKSIKKLPANMGVRADALLLRALVDVWGEENVKVV; encoded by the coding sequence ATGGCATTTGCACATTTACACGTTCATACGGAATATTCGCTGCTGGACGGTTCCAATAAAATAAAAGAATATGTGAAACGGGTAAAGGAGCTGGGTATGGACAGCGCTGCCATCACCGATCATGGAGTTATGTATGGCGTCGTAGACTTTTACCGCGCAGCGAAGGAGGCGGGTATCAGGCCGATTCTTGGCTGTGAAGTGTACGTGGCACCAAATTCCCGCTTTGACAAGGAGCTGACGGGTGGTGAGGACCGCTATTATCATCTTGTGCTTTTGGCGGAGAATCAGACGGGCTATGCCAATCTGGTCAAGCTCGTGAGCAGAGGGTTTACGGAAGGGTATTATTACAGGCCCCGGGTGGATATGGAAGTGCTGCAGGAGTTTCATGAGGGGATCATAGCGCTCTCGGCCTGTCTGGCGGGAGAAGTACAGCGGTATATTTCCAAGGGACTGATCGGGGAGGCGAAGAAGGCTGCCCGGAAGTATGAGGACTGCTTCGGAAAAGGCAATTATTTCCTGGAGCTTCAGGATCATGGGATTCCCGAGCAGCGGACGGTCAATACCGCACTCATGCAGATCAGCAAGGAGCTGGAGATTCCGCTGGTTGTTACAAACGATGTCCATTATACCTATGCGGAGGACGAGAAGCCGCATGATATACTTCTGTGCATTCAGACAGGTAAGAAGCTGGCCGATGAAGACAGAATGCGCTATGAAGGAGGGCAGTACTACGTAAAAAGTGAAGAAGAGATGAAAAGTCTGTTTCCCTATGCCTGGGAAGCAGTGGAAAATACGCAGAGGATTGCGGACCGCTGTCATGTGGAGATCGAATTCGGGGTGACGAAGCTGCCGAAATTCGAAGTTCCGGAAGGCTTTACTTCCTGGACATATCTGAATGATCTGTGCTATAGAGGACTGGAGGCACGATACGGCGGACAGGATGAGGAAGAGATCAAGGCGAAGACCGGAATGACCCTGAAGGAGCGCCTGGATTATGAGCTCGGTGTCATAAAGAACATGGGGTATGTGGATTATTTCCTGATCGTCTGGGACTTTATTAATTATGCGAAGAGTAACAGTATCGCGGTAGGGCCGGGCAGAGGGAGCGCCGCGGGCAGTATCGTCTCGTACTGTCTGCGCATCACGGACATTGATCCGATCCGTTATAATCTGCTGTTTGAGCGTTTTCTCAATCCGGAGCGGGTGTCGATGCCGGATATTGATATTGACTTCTGCTATGAGCGCCGTCAGGAAGTCATCGACTATGTGGGAGAGAAGTACGGAAAAGATAAGGTTGTACAGATTGTCACGTTTGGTACGCTGGCGGCCAAAGGTGTGATTCGCGACGTGGGGCGCGTGATGGATTTGCCGTATTCCTATGTGGATACCATCGCCCGGATGGTGCCCAATGAGCTGAATATTACGATCGACCGGGCGCTGGAGATCAACCCGGAGTTTCGCAGCCTGCTCGAAAGCGATGCGCAGGTCAGTGAGCTGATCGCGATGTGCAAGAGACTGGAAGGTCTGCCCCGGCATACGTCGATGCACGCGGCAGGTGTCGTCATCTGTCCGGAGAGCGCGGACGAGTTCGTACCGCTCTCCAGAGGATCTGACGGTTCGGTGACGACACAGTTTACGATGACGACGCTGGAGGAACTTGGGCTTTTAAAGATGGATTTTCTGGGACTGCGCACGCTGACAGTCATTCAGAATACGATCGACAACATACGAAACAACAAGGGGATCACGATTGATGCCGGGGGTATAGACTTTAATGACAAAGCGGTGCTGGACGCTCTCGGGACAGGCAGAAATGAAGGCGTGTTCCAGCTTGAAAGCGGCGGCATGAAAAGTTTCATGAAAGAGCTGAAGCCTCAGAACCTGGAGGACATCATCGCAGGCATTTCTCTATACCGTCCGGGACCGATGGACTTTATCCCCAAATATATCAAGGGGAAAAATAATAAGGACGACATTGCCTATTCCTGCCCGCAGCTGGAACCGATCCTGCAGCCTACATATGGCTGTATCGTCTACCAGGAGCAGGTGATGCAGATCGTCCGCGATCTCGGCGGATATACGCTGGGGCGCAGTGATCTGGTGCGCAGGGCCATGAGTAAGAAAAAACAGGCTGTGATGGAGAAGGAGCGGGCCAATTTTATATACGGCAATCCGCAGGAAGGTGTGCCCGGCTGTATCGCGAACGGGATACCCGAACAGATTGCCAGCCGGATCTATGACGATATGATGGATTTTGCCAAATATGCGTTCAATAAGTCTCACGCCGCCTGTTACGCGGTTGTCTCCTATCAGACCGCCTGGCTGAAACATTATTATCCGCTGGAATTTATGGCGGCGCTGCTGACATCTGTGATCGACAATCCGCGAAAAGTATCGGAATATATTATGACATGCCGCAGCATGGGGATCTCTATCCTGCCGCCGGACATCAATGCCGGTGAGGCAGCCTTTTCCGTATCGGGCAATGCGATCCGCTATGCGCTGACTGCGATCAAAAGTATCGGCAAGGGCGTGATCAGTGTGATCGTCGATGAGCGGAAGGAGAGAGGGCCGTATAAAAATCTCAAAGATTTTATCACACGTGTAACGGGGACCGATCTCAATAAAAGAGGGATTGAAAATCTGATCAAGGCCGGCGCTTTTGACAGTCTCGATGGGACGAGAAAGCAGCTCATGAGTATTTATATACGGGTACTGGAGAACATTCAGCATGACAGGAAAAATAATATGGCCGGACAGCTGACGCTGTTTGATCTGGCAGAGGAAGAGGAGAAGGAGAGCTATGACATTCAGCTGCCGGATGTGGGAGAGTATTCGAAAGAGATGATGCTGGCTTTTGAAAAAGAAGTGCTGGGCATTTATATCAGCGGACATCCGCTTGAAGAATATGAGGCAATCTGGAAGAAGCATATAACTGCCATGACTTCTTCGTTCCAACTGGACGAGGAAAGCGGCGCCGTACCTTTGCAGGATGGCAGCAGCGCGACGATCGGCGGTATCATTACGGAGAAAAAAATAAAATATACGAAAAATGACAAGGTAATGGCATTTTTACAGGTGGAGGATCTGGCAGGCAGTGTGGAAGTCATTGTATTCCCGAGAGATTATGAGAAAAACTCTGCCGCGCTCGTTGTGGATAATAAAGTGTTCATCAAAGGCCGGGTTTCCGTTGATGACGAGAGAGATGGCAAACTGATCTGTGAACAGATCACTACTTTTGATGAGGTTCCAAAGACGCTGTGGGTGAAGTTTGCATCGATGGAGGACTATACGGAGGGTGAGAAACGATTGCTTTCGATGCTGCAGGAGTCCGATGGCAAAGACCGGGTGACGATTTACATTGAAAATCCGAAATCGATCAAAAAACTGCCGGCGAATATGGGCGTGCGGGCGGATGCGCTGCTCTTGCGGGCGCTTGTCGATGTCTGGGGTGAAGAGAATGTAAAAGTCGTATAA
- the pfkA gene encoding 6-phosphofructokinase, which yields MAKEIKTVGVLTSGGDAPGMNAAIRAVVRKALSNGVKVKGIKKGYQGLLNEEIIDMEACNVSDTIQRGGTVLGTARCHEFRTEEGQEKGAEICKKHGIDGLVVIGGDGSYRGAQALARHGINTIGVPGTIDLDIACTEYTIGFDTAVNTAMNAIDKVRDTSSSHERCSIIEVMGRNAGYIALWCGVANGAEDILLPEKYDYNEQEIINNIIRNRKKGKKHHIIINAEGIGHSTSMARRIEAATGVETRATILGYMQRGGSPTCKDRFYASIMGAYAADILCEGKTNRVVGYQHGEFLDFDIEEALAMQKDINEYQFEVSRVLSV from the coding sequence ATGGCAAAGGAAATTAAAACCGTTGGTGTGTTGACCAGCGGCGGCGATGCGCCGGGAATGAATGCGGCTATTCGTGCGGTCGTCCGGAAAGCGCTCAGCAACGGAGTGAAAGTAAAAGGGATCAAAAAGGGCTATCAGGGTCTTTTGAATGAAGAAATCATAGATATGGAAGCATGCAATGTTTCCGACACGATCCAGCGGGGCGGTACGGTGCTGGGTACGGCCAGATGTCATGAATTCCGCACGGAGGAAGGACAGGAAAAGGGCGCGGAGATATGCAAAAAGCACGGGATCGACGGGTTGGTCGTGATCGGCGGCGACGGTTCTTACCGGGGCGCACAGGCGCTTGCGCGGCATGGGATCAATACGATCGGTGTGCCGGGAACAATCGATCTGGATATTGCCTGTACGGAATATACGATCGGATTTGATACGGCTGTCAATACGGCCATGAATGCGATTGACAAAGTGCGGGATACTTCTTCTTCGCATGAGAGATGCAGCATTATTGAAGTCATGGGGCGGAATGCAGGTTATATCGCGCTCTGGTGCGGCGTGGCAAACGGCGCGGAAGATATTCTTCTCCCGGAAAAGTATGATTACAATGAACAGGAAATTATCAATAACATTATCCGCAACAGGAAAAAGGGCAAGAAGCATCATATTATCATCAACGCGGAGGGGATCGGACATTCCACTTCCATGGCCCGCAGGATCGAGGCGGCGACCGGCGTAGAGACGCGTGCGACCATTCTCGGATACATGCAAAGAGGCGGCAGCCCTACATGTAAAGACCGGTTTTATGCATCTATCATGGGAGCGTATGCGGCGGATATACTGTGTGAAGGGAAGACCAACCGGGTAGTCGGTTATCAGCACGGTGAGTTTTTGGATTTTGATATTGAAGAAGCACTGGCGATGCAGAAAGATATTAATGAATATCAGTTTGAAGTCAGCCGTGTGTTATCTGTATAG
- a CDS encoding RNA methyltransferase has protein sequence MITSPGNARIKTVVRMQQRAKARREEDAFLTEGVKMFLEAPTEQIREVYISESFSCSDRKIKSAVAEKLKSVHCETVSAEVFRKISDTCSPQGILCVVRSFHYQLSDLLHEEHPLLLILEDIQDPGNLGTIVRAGEGAGIDGLILSRETADIYNPKTVRGTMGSVYRVPFYYADDLSEIIKRLKEKHILVYATAPDAGQDYDTWDYCRGSAFLIGNEGNGLKKETADLADCRMKIPMMGAVESLNAGVASAVLLYEAARQRRVKR, from the coding sequence ATGATTACAAGTCCGGGAAACGCAAGGATAAAAACGGTTGTACGGATGCAGCAGAGAGCAAAAGCGCGCAGGGAAGAAGATGCCTTTCTGACAGAAGGTGTCAAAATGTTTCTCGAGGCGCCAACGGAGCAGATTCGGGAAGTTTATATTTCCGAATCTTTTTCCTGTTCGGACCGGAAAATAAAAAGCGCCGTAGCAGAAAAACTGAAATCGGTACACTGTGAGACCGTATCGGCGGAAGTGTTCAGGAAAATATCCGATACCTGTTCGCCGCAGGGCATTCTCTGTGTGGTCAGGTCTTTTCATTATCAGCTGTCCGACCTGCTGCATGAGGAACATCCGCTGCTGCTCATTCTGGAGGATATTCAGGACCCGGGGAATCTGGGGACGATCGTACGGGCGGGCGAAGGAGCAGGCATTGATGGTCTGATTCTTTCCAGAGAAACGGCAGATATTTATAATCCAAAGACGGTGCGCGGAACGATGGGTTCCGTATACCGTGTGCCTTTTTATTATGCTGATGATCTGAGTGAGATCATAAAAAGATTGAAAGAGAAACACATTCTGGTCTATGCGACCGCTCCGGATGCGGGTCAGGATTATGATACGTGGGATTATTGCCGGGGCAGTGCATTTCTGATCGGCAATGAGGGGAACGGTCTGAAAAAAGAGACGGCGGATTTGGCGGACTGCCGCATGAAAATCCCCATGATGGGAGCGGTGGAATCATTAAATGCGGGCGTAGCCTCGGCGGTTCTGTTATATGAGGCGGCAAGACAGAGGAGAGTGAAGAGATGA
- the proC gene encoding pyrroline-5-carboxylate reductase, whose translation MKTGIIGLGNMADAVINGMLRKEIVTNKEIFGSAASAGTISRMAEKYGIRTTLDNRAVAESAEVLILAVKPQFLETVIGEIRDSIREETLMITIAAGKSLGWYEEKFGKKIRLVRCMPNTPAMVGEGCTAVCANENVTEEQLEAALDLLGSFGHTCVIREQQMDAFSAVAGSSPAYVFLFIEALADGAVAAGMPRSQAYEAAAQAVLGSAKLLLESGRHPGDLKDMVCSPGGTTIQGLRVLEERGMRGAVIDAIGACVEKAGQL comes from the coding sequence ATGAAGACAGGAATCATCGGGCTTGGCAATATGGCAGACGCTGTCATAAATGGTATGCTCCGTAAAGAAATCGTAACAAACAAAGAAATATTTGGCAGTGCGGCGTCTGCGGGAACGATCAGCCGCATGGCGGAGAAATACGGGATACGGACGACGCTTGATAACAGAGCGGTTGCGGAAAGCGCTGAAGTGCTGATACTGGCGGTAAAACCGCAATTTCTGGAAACTGTGATCGGGGAAATCAGAGACAGTATCCGGGAAGAGACACTGATGATTACAATCGCCGCGGGAAAGAGCCTTGGCTGGTATGAAGAGAAATTCGGGAAAAAGATCCGTCTTGTGCGTTGTATGCCTAATACGCCGGCAATGGTGGGAGAGGGGTGTACGGCAGTCTGCGCGAACGAAAATGTGACAGAAGAGCAGCTGGAAGCGGCGCTGGATCTGCTGGGAAGTTTCGGGCATACGTGTGTCATACGGGAGCAGCAGATGGATGCGTTTTCCGCTGTGGCAGGCAGCTCGCCGGCCTATGTGTTTCTGTTTATCGAGGCGCTGGCTGACGGGGCGGTGGCCGCGGGAATGCCGAGATCCCAGGCGTATGAGGCGGCGGCGCAGGCCGTGCTCGGCAGTGCGAAACTGCTGCTTGAGAGTGGCAGACATCCGGGAGACTTAAAGGACATGGTCTGTTCGCCGGGCGGCACTACGATCCAGGGGCTGCGGGTGCTTGAGGAACGGGGAATGAGGGGCGCAGTGATCGATGCCATCGGAGCCTGTGTGGAGAAAGCGGGACAATTATAG
- a CDS encoding cell wall hydrolase, with protein sequence MKGKGRRLLRRLSGMLMGVTALGLLQLTAAAGNTDSFQKLNAGAAVVLEADLTDVVTEGPEEASASRNVEEKEERDSKGAAEEDDAEESNLVMANVQNAVNVRKEADEDSERVGKLYSDCGGEVLERRNGWTKLKSGNVTGWTKDEYLLFGKEAEEMAEDVGNLIAKVDADALRIRKEPEEDADVYGMAGKDEKMDALEVIDDDWISVEYEGEIGYVSAKYTTIEFIIDSGETMDEIHKREEKEQEEKRKADEAKAKQKENRGAVAVEAADDILLAALIQCEAGNQSYEGQLAVGAVVMNRVRSGGYPNTISGVIYASGQFTPALNGKVAKRVEAGVRDSCLQAAREAIAGVSNVGGATHFRRAGNHEGQIIGSHVFW encoded by the coding sequence ATGAAGGGAAAAGGCAGAAGGCTGCTGCGTCGTTTGTCCGGTATGCTCATGGGAGTGACCGCACTGGGACTTTTGCAGCTAACCGCTGCAGCCGGTAATACGGACAGTTTTCAAAAGCTGAACGCTGGTGCGGCTGTAGTCCTGGAAGCTGATCTGACCGACGTTGTTACGGAAGGGCCGGAGGAAGCATCCGCTTCACGTAATGTGGAAGAGAAAGAAGAGAGAGACAGTAAAGGCGCCGCCGAAGAGGATGACGCCGAGGAGTCCAACCTTGTTATGGCAAATGTTCAAAATGCGGTGAACGTGAGGAAAGAAGCCGATGAAGATTCTGAGAGAGTCGGCAAACTTTACAGTGACTGCGGCGGCGAGGTATTAGAGAGACGTAATGGTTGGACGAAACTGAAATCAGGAAATGTTACGGGATGGACGAAAGACGAGTATCTTTTGTTCGGAAAAGAAGCCGAGGAAATGGCGGAGGACGTGGGAAATCTGATCGCGAAAGTGGATGCGGACGCCCTGCGGATCAGGAAGGAACCGGAAGAAGATGCCGATGTGTACGGCATGGCCGGCAAAGATGAAAAGATGGACGCACTGGAAGTCATTGATGATGACTGGATCAGTGTGGAATACGAAGGAGAGATCGGGTATGTCTCCGCAAAATATACGACGATAGAGTTTATTATCGATTCCGGCGAGACGATGGATGAAATTCACAAGCGGGAAGAGAAAGAACAGGAAGAGAAGCGCAAAGCGGATGAGGCGAAAGCCAAACAAAAGGAAAACCGCGGCGCAGTCGCGGTGGAAGCGGCGGACGATATATTGCTGGCGGCGCTTATTCAGTGTGAAGCGGGCAATCAGTCCTATGAGGGTCAGCTGGCGGTAGGCGCGGTCGTTATGAACCGTGTTCGCAGCGGCGGATACCCGAATACGATTTCCGGTGTGATCTACGCTTCCGGACAGTTTACCCCGGCGCTGAACGGCAAGGTGGCAAAACGTGTGGAGGCGGGCGTGAGGGACAGTTGTCTGCAGGCAGCCCGGGAGGCGATTGCCGGAGTTTCCAACGTGGGAGGAGCCACACATTTCCGGAGAGCAGGCAACCATGAAGGCCAGATCATTGGCAGCCATGTGTTCTGGTAA
- a CDS encoding NfeD family protein: MFNWNMAVVWLVILVACLAVEIATLGLTSIWFAIGALAATVAALLDLPLWFQNTLFVVVSLVFLFCTRPIAVKYFNKDRVKTNAESLIGKQAIVISEIDNLQGIGQIMISGQEWSARTADEGEKVSVGAIVEVTAIQGVKLIVRERKGEN; this comes from the coding sequence ATGTTTAATTGGAATATGGCTGTGGTATGGCTGGTGATCCTTGTGGCCTGTCTGGCTGTGGAGATCGCAACGCTGGGACTGACTTCGATATGGTTTGCAATCGGAGCGCTGGCAGCGACAGTGGCGGCTCTTCTGGATCTTCCGCTCTGGTTTCAAAACACGCTGTTTGTCGTAGTTTCCCTCGTATTCCTGTTTTGCACCCGTCCGATCGCGGTGAAATATTTTAACAAGGACAGAGTCAAAACGAATGCGGAGAGTCTGATCGGCAAGCAGGCGATCGTGATCAGCGAGATTGATAATCTGCAGGGAATAGGGCAGATAATGATCAGTGGTCAGGAGTGGAGCGCCAGAACGGCCGATGAGGGGGAAAAAGTTTCTGTCGGCGCGATCGTGGAAGTGACCGCCATACAGGGCGTAAAGTTGATTGTAAGAGAAAGGAAAGGGGAAAATTAA